A region from the Kineothrix sp. IPX-CK genome encodes:
- a CDS encoding dihydroorotate dehydrogenase electron transfer subunit: MKKVKTKVLSQTKIADDIYDMWIESDLASGAKAGQFICIYPHSESTLLPRPISICESDREGNRLRIVYRVVGKGTEELSLYHTGRNIKILGNLGNGFPLSKAAGKRVVLMGGGIGIPPMLQLAKDLKSEGKAREIMVIAGYRNGQLFLKSDMEEYAPVYAATEDGSAGTKGNVLDAVSALSIRPEVIMACGPMPMLRAIKKYAEMEGIEAYISLEERMACGVGACLGCVCRTKERDKHSHVNNARICTDGPVFDARDVEI, from the coding sequence ATGAAAAAGGTAAAAACAAAGGTTCTGTCACAGACGAAAATAGCTGATGACATTTACGATATGTGGATAGAGAGCGATTTGGCATCCGGAGCAAAGGCAGGGCAGTTTATTTGCATATATCCACACAGTGAGAGCACCCTTCTCCCCAGACCAATAAGCATCTGCGAATCGGATAGGGAAGGGAACAGACTTAGGATCGTCTATCGCGTAGTAGGCAAAGGAACGGAAGAATTATCCCTTTATCATACGGGCAGAAATATTAAAATATTGGGAAATCTGGGAAACGGCTTTCCTCTTTCGAAAGCAGCAGGAAAACGGGTGGTTCTGATGGGCGGAGGTATTGGAATCCCCCCCATGTTACAGCTTGCCAAGGACCTGAAAAGCGAAGGAAAGGCCAGAGAGATAATGGTAATCGCAGGTTATAGGAACGGACAGCTCTTTCTGAAAAGTGATATGGAGGAATATGCGCCGGTATATGCGGCGACTGAGGACGGCAGCGCCGGAACAAAGGGAAACGTGCTGGACGCAGTGTCGGCTCTGAGCATTCGCCCCGAGGTCATCATGGCCTGCGGCCCGATGCCTATGCTGCGGGCGATAAAAAAGTATGCGGAGATGGAAGGGATAGAGGCTTACATTTCACTGGAGGAGCGGATGGCCTGCGGAGTCGGCGCGTGCCTAGGCTGTGTCTGCCGGACGAAAGAAAGGGACAAACATTCCCATGTTAATAATGCGAGAATCTGTACGGACGGTCCCGTATTCGATGCGCGGGATGTGGAAATCTGA
- a CDS encoding dihydroorotate dehydrogenase, with the protein MNTKVTIAGVEFKNPVMTASGTFGSGMEYAQFVDLNRLGAVVTKGVANVPWEGNPTPRIAETYGGMLNAIGLQNPGVEVFLQRDVPFLKKYDTKIVVNVCGKTVEDYLEVVERLGDSEVDMLEINVSCPNVKEGAIAFGQKADCLYDITSQIKKKAKQPVVMKLSPNVTDITEMAKAAEAAGADALSLINTITGMKIDIHKRTFALANKTGGLSGPAIKPVAVRMVYQASHAVQIPIIGMGGIADAEDAIEFLLAGATAVAVGAMNFVNPYATEETVEGIEEYMRKYRIEDINSLIGSVE; encoded by the coding sequence ATGAATACAAAAGTAACGATAGCGGGCGTCGAGTTCAAGAATCCGGTAATGACGGCATCAGGGACCTTCGGTTCGGGCATGGAATATGCACAGTTCGTAGATTTGAACCGGTTGGGTGCCGTGGTGACCAAAGGTGTGGCCAATGTTCCTTGGGAAGGGAATCCTACTCCCCGGATAGCGGAGACCTACGGAGGGATGCTGAACGCCATTGGCCTGCAGAACCCGGGAGTGGAGGTATTCCTGCAAAGGGACGTTCCTTTTTTGAAAAAATATGATACGAAAATCGTCGTGAATGTCTGCGGAAAAACGGTAGAGGACTATTTGGAAGTAGTAGAACGCCTTGGGGATTCTGAGGTAGATATGCTTGAGATCAATGTTTCCTGCCCCAATGTGAAGGAAGGCGCGATTGCTTTCGGGCAGAAGGCGGACTGCCTCTATGATATCACGTCCCAGATCAAGAAAAAGGCAAAGCAGCCGGTGGTTATGAAGCTTAGCCCCAACGTGACGGATATAACGGAAATGGCAAAAGCTGCAGAGGCTGCGGGAGCGGATGCGCTTTCCCTGATCAATACGATTACCGGGATGAAAATTGATATCCATAAAAGAACCTTTGCTCTTGCCAATAAAACCGGCGGACTTTCCGGCCCTGCCATCAAGCCGGTGGCGGTGCGCATGGTCTACCAGGCCTCTCACGCGGTGCAAATCCCGATCATCGGTATGGGAGGAATCGCAGATGCGGAGGATGCCATTGAATTTCTCCTGGCGGGAGCGACGGCGGTGGCGGTGGGGGCAATGAACTTCGTGAATCCGTATGCGACGGAGGAGACGGTAGAAGGCATCGAAGAATATATGAGAAAATATCGGATTGAGGATATCAATTCTTTGATTGGCAGTGTGGAATAG
- a CDS encoding GntR family transcriptional regulator, with translation MSDNFQVNMDEFLPLRDVVFNTLRKAILTGELKPGERLMEIHLANKLGVSRTPIREAIRKLELEGLVTMIPRRGAEVAQITEKSLKDVLEVRRALDALCAELACERITDEEMVHLKEACAQFEKATRQKDVTVIAKADVALHDIIVAATGNQRLVQLVNNLAEQMYRYRFEYIKDKSQHEKLIEEHRIIYESILNKNCEAAARAAKLHIDNQESSIIKQIRLENKQK, from the coding sequence ATGAGCGATAATTTTCAGGTAAATATGGATGAATTCCTGCCGCTTAGAGACGTGGTGTTCAACACGCTTAGAAAGGCGATTCTTACCGGAGAGCTGAAGCCGGGGGAGCGGCTGATGGAGATTCACCTCGCCAATAAGCTTGGTGTCAGCAGGACTCCGATAAGGGAGGCGATCCGCAAGCTGGAGCTGGAGGGTCTGGTCACGATGATCCCCAGAAGAGGGGCTGAGGTGGCGCAGATCACGGAGAAGAGCTTGAAGGACGTTTTGGAGGTGCGCCGTGCGCTGGATGCGCTTTGCGCGGAGCTGGCATGTGAACGCATTACAGACGAGGAAATGGTGCATCTTAAGGAGGCCTGTGCGCAGTTCGAGAAAGCGACCAGACAAAAAGACGTGACGGTGATAGCCAAGGCGGATGTGGCTCTTCATGACATCATCGTGGCGGCCACCGGCAATCAGAGGCTGGTACAGCTTGTGAATAATCTGGCGGAGCAGATGTATCGTTACCGCTTTGAGTATATTAAGGATAAAAGCCAGCATGAAAAACTGATAGAGGAGCATAGAATAATATACGAAAGCATCCTGAACAAGAACTGTGAGGCGGCAGCGAGAGCGGCAAAGCTTCATATAGACAATCAGGAGTCCTCCATTATCAAGCAGATACGGCTGGAGAACAAGCAGAAATAA
- a CDS encoding methyl-accepting chemotaxis protein → MKKKWIAKNAGKKKGIAASLMKAFCIPVILIILLGAVSYRTASNVVTEKYEESAQATMTAMDLYLTLVCDTTKSKMTEMLMDKNLQDYYSKYYEHNTSEGIQAYNNLLLSMSVSQVTLKHMGDYFIFAEKGKCVISTTQSRLLPDNAYEEFMKTEPVKVFADGKTANTWIGYHDYIDEQLGYQREKYACSYVTRFADKTGVIVADISKDFMEQALGTMNFGEGSIKGIITPDGREILVKETWKEGKMDTEPLPDGEKIFADYTAAGAEGQQSSFVEYHEEKYLFTYSDIGETGMKVCALIPMERIVSEVSHIRTVTVAFVAIAVIVALTLGIGISTGIGKEIKNIRRFLEKMSGGDFTQSVSTRRKDEFHTLADSINHMGGCVRELIGELTGFEEEVAMSVRKVNETSDIVVTAIQDIAATMDEVSAGASSQAEDTEHCMVQMSEFTEQIQSICENTEHMSQNADEVMGSLTEGRQKINNLNEKSNDTIDVTKELVENILRVRNQSENIGGIVNTINEIAAQTNLLSLNASIEAARAGMQGKGFAVVAEEIRKLADQSMAAGNEIKNIIDQTDKMTAEATRSAEKAEGIVNIQKVSLEETNHIFARMEGCIGELLRGFQIVLEDLESMGGSRDQMVKSITSISAFSEQVAASTQAVTGTIKNQREVLNQLAERSERLQGKSEEMSGLMGRFKV, encoded by the coding sequence ATGAAGAAAAAGTGGATAGCAAAGAACGCAGGGAAGAAAAAAGGAATTGCGGCATCACTTATGAAAGCCTTCTGCATACCGGTCATCCTCATTATTTTATTGGGAGCGGTATCATACCGTACTGCTTCCAACGTTGTGACAGAAAAATATGAGGAGTCTGCGCAAGCGACGATGACGGCAATGGATCTGTATCTGACCCTGGTATGCGATACGACAAAATCAAAAATGACGGAAATGCTCATGGATAAAAACCTTCAGGATTATTATTCCAAGTATTACGAGCATAATACATCCGAGGGCATACAGGCATATAACAATCTGTTGCTGAGCATGAGTGTTTCTCAGGTAACATTGAAACATATGGGAGACTATTTTATTTTTGCGGAAAAGGGGAAGTGCGTGATCAGCACTACTCAGTCCAGACTTTTACCGGATAATGCTTATGAGGAATTCATGAAGACGGAGCCTGTAAAGGTTTTTGCGGATGGCAAGACGGCAAATACATGGATTGGTTACCATGATTATATTGACGAACAGCTTGGATATCAAAGAGAGAAGTATGCGTGTTCCTATGTGACCAGATTTGCGGATAAGACAGGTGTGATTGTAGCGGATATCAGCAAGGATTTCATGGAACAAGCGCTGGGCACTATGAATTTCGGGGAAGGAAGCATTAAAGGAATCATAACGCCTGACGGCAGGGAAATACTTGTGAAGGAAACGTGGAAAGAGGGAAAGATGGATACGGAGCCGCTGCCCGACGGCGAGAAGATATTTGCAGATTATACGGCTGCCGGCGCTGAGGGGCAGCAAAGCAGCTTTGTGGAGTATCATGAGGAAAAGTATCTGTTTACATATTCTGATATCGGCGAGACGGGAATGAAGGTATGCGCTTTGATTCCAATGGAACGCATTGTCAGTGAAGTGTCACATATCCGTACGGTTACAGTTGCCTTCGTCGCCATCGCCGTTATTGTGGCACTGACTTTGGGAATCGGTATATCCACGGGTATCGGTAAGGAGATAAAGAACATCAGGCGATTCCTTGAGAAGATGTCGGGGGGAGATTTTACCCAGTCGGTTTCCACCAGAAGAAAAGACGAGTTTCATACACTTGCGGACTCTATCAACCATATGGGCGGATGTGTTCGTGAGCTGATTGGAGAACTGACCGGTTTTGAAGAAGAAGTAGCAATGTCGGTAAGGAAGGTCAATGAGACTTCGGATATAGTGGTGACAGCGATTCAGGATATAGCGGCAACCATGGATGAGGTATCGGCGGGAGCTTCTTCCCAGGCAGAAGATACGGAACATTGTATGGTACAGATGTCCGAATTTACCGAGCAGATCCAGAGCATATGCGAGAATACCGAGCATATGAGTCAAAATGCAGATGAGGTTATGGGGTCGCTGACCGAGGGCAGGCAGAAAATAAATAACTTAAACGAGAAATCAAATGATACGATAGATGTAACAAAAGAATTGGTGGAAAATATACTGAGGGTACGGAACCAGTCGGAAAATATAGGCGGCATAGTGAATACCATAAATGAAATAGCCGCACAGACGAATCTGCTGTCGCTGAATGCGTCTATAGAAGCGGCCCGTGCAGGTATGCAGGGAAAAGGCTTTGCAGTGGTCGCAGAGGAAATACGAAAGCTGGCAGATCAGTCTATGGCAGCCGGAAATGAAATAAAGAATATCATAGATCAAACGGATAAGATGACGGCTGAAGCTACCAGATCGGCGGAAAAGGCAGAAGGTATCGTAAATATACAGAAGGTATCGTTAGAAGAAACGAATCATATATTTGCCCGGATGGAAGGCTGTATCGGAGAGCTGCTGAGAGGATTCCAGATTGTATTGGAAGATTTGGAGAGCATGGGAGGCAGCAGAGATCAGATGGTGAAATCCATAACAAGCATATCGGCATTTTCGGAACAGGTGGCGGCATCTACCCAGGCAGTTACAGGGACTATTAAGAATCAGAGAGAAGTATTGAATCAATTGGCGGAAAGATCAGAACGCCTGCAGGGAAAATCAGAGGAAATGAGCGGTCTGATGGGCCGGTTTAAGGTTTAG
- the murI gene encoding glutamate racemase, with translation MAMTAIKETKALSELPVGVFDSGVGGLTVAREIMRQIPNEKIIYFGDTARVPYGSKSKETITKYSRQIVHFLQDQQVKAIVIACNTASAYALDEIEKEIDIPMIGVVKPGAKVATEATGNGRIGVIGTEGTVGSHIYSTYINKINPDIKVIGKACPLFVPLVEEGLWQDPVTDEIATRYLSELIDCDIDTLILGCTHYPLIRSTVGKIMGEKVTLVNPAYETARELKELLERENLLNEKIPGLGDNRYRFYVSDMADKFKTFANSILEYGILSAKTINIENY, from the coding sequence ATGGCAATGACAGCAATAAAGGAAACAAAGGCTCTCAGTGAGTTGCCCGTAGGTGTGTTCGACTCGGGCGTGGGAGGACTGACCGTAGCACGGGAAATTATGCGCCAGATTCCCAATGAGAAAATAATATATTTCGGAGATACGGCAAGGGTACCTTACGGAAGCAAATCCAAAGAAACGATTACGAAATACTCCAGACAAATTGTACATTTTCTGCAGGATCAGCAGGTCAAGGCGATCGTAATCGCCTGCAATACGGCCAGCGCTTATGCTCTGGATGAAATCGAAAAGGAAATCGATATACCTATGATCGGAGTGGTAAAGCCGGGAGCAAAGGTGGCTACGGAGGCCACGGGCAACGGCAGGATAGGCGTCATCGGAACGGAGGGTACGGTAGGAAGCCATATTTACTCTACATATATCAATAAAATAAATCCTGACATTAAGGTGATAGGCAAGGCGTGTCCGTTGTTCGTTCCCCTTGTGGAAGAGGGACTTTGGCAGGATCCGGTAACGGACGAAATTGCGACGAGATATTTGAGCGAGCTCATCGACTGCGATATCGATACGCTTATTCTCGGTTGCACTCATTATCCTCTGATTCGTTCCACCGTAGGAAAAATCATGGGAGAAAAAGTGACTTTAGTTAATCCGGCATATGAGACGGCGAGGGAGCTGAAGGAGCTGCTGGAAAGAGAAAATCTGTTAAATGAGAAGATTCCCGGCCTTGGAGACAACCGTTACCGCTTTTATGTGAGCGATATGGCTGATAAATTCAAGACCTTTGCTAATTCTATTTTGGAATACGGTATATTGTCCGCCAAAACTATTAACATAGAGAACTATTAG
- a CDS encoding DUF3794 and LysM peptidoglycan-binding domain-containing protein: MELVRKNIHMDRIKGQAATQITLEDDVNISDSKPDVSKLIYDRGSVCLDEVKATEDHVTVKGKLNFAVMYLPEGDNMIPCCMEGCIPFEEQIYMDGVQSGDSVKVKWDLEDMTIGLINSRKLSVQALVSFKFLSEAMCDEETAVDLYHEEPVEYRKKPLEIMQMTVKKRDIFRIKEELELPQNYPNIFQIIWQGIDVDNVEFRAGEGKLSVQGDLHAFFLYEGEGEENPVRAFATTVPFNGMIECSGCEEGMIGDVEYSIGHIEVEIRPDFDGEQRILGVEVVLDLDIDIYEETRLDILSGIYGVVKEVEAVTRPAQFKGFLGRPAGKVKVSDRMKLQGSDTHMLQLLHSDAQARIENKEIVENGIQVKGVLNVQTLYLSSDSKIPYGFVKGVFPFSHVLEVPGINENSSYKVNAGIEQLSVAMVDSDEVDIKAVVSFKGIAFDQKTEDIVTDVAVSELNMDKLNELPSIVIYVAKEGDSLWDVGKRYYVPISQIKETNEMATDDIKAGDKLLIVKGISK, translated from the coding sequence GTGGAGTTAGTAAGGAAAAATATACATATGGACCGCATCAAGGGTCAGGCAGCCACACAGATTACGTTAGAAGACGACGTTAATATCTCAGATTCCAAACCGGATGTGAGCAAGCTGATTTATGATAGAGGAAGCGTGTGTTTGGATGAGGTAAAGGCGACGGAGGACCATGTGACGGTAAAAGGAAAGCTGAACTTCGCGGTAATGTACCTGCCTGAGGGGGACAATATGATACCGTGCTGTATGGAAGGTTGTATTCCTTTTGAAGAGCAGATATATATGGATGGAGTTCAGAGCGGAGACAGTGTGAAAGTGAAATGGGATCTGGAGGATATGACCATCGGGCTTATCAATTCCAGAAAGCTGAGCGTTCAGGCACTCGTTTCCTTTAAGTTTCTTTCGGAGGCAATGTGCGATGAAGAGACTGCGGTGGATCTGTATCACGAGGAGCCGGTGGAATATAGGAAGAAACCTCTCGAAATTATGCAAATGACCGTGAAAAAAAGAGATATTTTCCGTATCAAGGAAGAGTTGGAACTGCCTCAGAACTATCCGAATATTTTCCAGATCATATGGCAGGGTATCGATGTGGACAATGTAGAGTTCCGGGCAGGAGAGGGAAAGCTCTCGGTACAAGGTGACCTTCACGCATTTTTCTTATATGAGGGAGAGGGAGAAGAAAATCCGGTCAGGGCATTTGCGACCACGGTACCCTTCAACGGTATGATAGAGTGCAGCGGATGCGAAGAGGGAATGATCGGAGATGTGGAATATTCCATAGGTCATATAGAAGTGGAAATACGCCCCGATTTCGACGGCGAGCAAAGAATATTAGGTGTGGAAGTCGTTCTTGATTTGGACATCGATATCTATGAGGAAACCAGACTGGATATTCTTTCCGGCATTTACGGCGTAGTAAAGGAAGTTGAGGCGGTAACCAGACCGGCGCAGTTCAAGGGATTTCTGGGAAGACCTGCAGGTAAGGTCAAGGTGAGCGACAGAATGAAGCTCCAGGGATCAGATACGCATATGCTCCAGCTTCTCCACAGCGATGCACAGGCCAGGATAGAGAACAAAGAAATCGTGGAAAACGGCATTCAGGTCAAGGGAGTTTTAAACGTACAAACGTTGTATTTGAGCAGCGACAGCAAGATACCTTACGGCTTTGTGAAGGGAGTATTCCCCTTCAGCCATGTACTGGAGGTGCCGGGCATTAATGAAAACTCTTCTTATAAAGTAAATGCGGGAATAGAACAGCTGTCAGTTGCTATGGTAGACAGCGATGAGGTGGACATTAAGGCAGTGGTTTCGTTTAAGGGAATCGCCTTCGACCAAAAGACGGAGGATATTGTGACGGACGTTGCCGTCTCGGAGCTGAATATGGATAAACTTAACGAACTTCCCAGTATTGTAATCTATGTGGCGAAGGAAGGCGACAGTCTTTGGGATGTAGGCAAGAGGTATTATGTGCCGATTTCCCAGATTAAGGAAACCAACGAAATGGCCACGGACGATATTAAGGCGGGAGATAAGCTGCTCATTGTAAAGGGGATTTCAAAATAG
- the ispE gene encoding 4-(cytidine 5'-diphospho)-2-C-methyl-D-erythritol kinase — protein sequence MDKITRKAYAKINLGLDVLRRREDGYHEVRMIMQSVGLYDTLTFTRHEEAGIAVVTDKEELPGDESNLIYKAAKLLTDTYGIRQGVHIALEKRIPMAAGMAGGSTDAAAVFHGMNEMFSLGLSIEEMCVLAVRIGADVPYCIKGGTALAEGIGEILSDLPGMPDCFLLIAKPDIDVSTKFVYENLHADCLEYHPDIDGMIRVLSSKELGSVAAKLGNVLETVTVKKYPQVEEIKDFMKAQGALNALMSGSGPTVFGIYDSKERAHEAQGALERAGLAKQVFVTVPVNTGR from the coding sequence ATGGATAAGATAACGAGGAAAGCCTATGCCAAAATTAATCTGGGTCTGGATGTGCTAAGGCGAAGAGAGGATGGTTATCATGAAGTGAGGATGATCATGCAGTCGGTGGGTCTGTACGATACACTGACCTTCACGAGGCACGAGGAAGCGGGCATAGCGGTCGTTACGGATAAAGAGGAGCTTCCGGGAGATGAGAGCAATTTGATTTATAAGGCGGCAAAGCTTCTTACAGATACATATGGTATCCGGCAGGGCGTTCACATCGCGCTTGAGAAACGGATTCCCATGGCGGCGGGGATGGCCGGCGGCAGCACCGACGCAGCCGCAGTTTTCCATGGAATGAACGAGATGTTCTCCTTAGGTCTGTCCATAGAAGAAATGTGCGTGCTGGCGGTGAGAATAGGGGCGGATGTTCCGTACTGTATAAAGGGAGGAACGGCATTAGCGGAAGGGATCGGAGAGATTCTTTCGGATTTGCCCGGTATGCCTGACTGCTTTTTGCTGATTGCTAAGCCGGACATCGACGTATCCACCAAATTCGTTTATGAGAATTTACATGCGGATTGTTTGGAGTATCATCCGGATATTGACGGTATGATACGTGTTCTTAGCAGTAAAGAGCTGGGGAGCGTGGCGGCAAAACTTGGCAACGTGCTGGAAACAGTAACGGTGAAAAAATATCCTCAAGTGGAGGAAATCAAGGATTTTATGAAGGCGCAGGGGGCGCTGAACGCATTGATGAGCGGCAGCGGACCTACGGTATTCGGAATATACGATTCCAAAGAACGGGCGCATGAGGCGCAGGGGGCGCTGGAGCGGGCAGGGCTGGCAAAGCAGGTATTTGTCACTGTTCCGGTAAATACGGGAAGATAA
- a CDS encoding DUF1934 domain-containing protein codes for MDIIMTKEVLLSLRGLQFDNGSLDADKIETITPAEYYKRDDSHYVIYEETSEGFDESTKNIIKFKRNSLDLTKKGLVNVHMSFEENKKNQTSYTTPYGEILIGIDARSIRLGEEEERIVVDVDYALEINYEHFADCKIRMDIRSKESGGFSLQGE; via the coding sequence ATGGATATAATTATGACAAAAGAGGTATTGCTGTCTTTAAGAGGACTACAATTCGATAACGGTTCTTTGGACGCGGATAAGATAGAGACCATTACTCCGGCGGAGTATTATAAAAGGGATGACAGCCATTACGTCATCTATGAAGAAACGTCGGAAGGCTTTGACGAAAGCACGAAGAACATTATTAAGTTCAAGCGCAACTCTCTGGATCTGACGAAAAAGGGGCTGGTAAACGTTCACATGAGCTTCGAAGAGAACAAAAAGAATCAGACGAGCTACACCACTCCTTACGGGGAAATCTTAATCGGAATCGACGCCAGAAGCATCCGGCTGGGCGAAGAGGAGGAGCGGATCGTGGTGGATGTGGATTATGCGCTGGAAATCAATTATGAGCATTTTGCAGACTGCAAGATAAGAATGGATATACGTTCCAAGGAAAGCGGAGGCTTTTCGCTTCAGGGAGAATGA
- a CDS encoding protease complex subunit PrcB family protein, whose protein sequence is MRKKWILLVVAVTALLSCLSGCGGKTGDMNEKIKDIEFTVLGEDNLPEELKQIIEDKKEKEFKITYQDNDYIYICVGYGRQETGGYSITVNGLYMTGNAVYVDTNLIGPEAESRELYKAQEKESASYPYIVLKTEYFDKSVVFD, encoded by the coding sequence ATGAGGAAGAAATGGATTTTACTCGTAGTAGCGGTTACAGCGCTGCTTTCGTGTCTGTCAGGGTGCGGGGGTAAAACGGGGGACATGAATGAAAAGATTAAAGATATAGAATTTACAGTATTGGGAGAAGATAATTTACCGGAGGAATTAAAGCAGATCATAGAAGATAAAAAAGAAAAGGAATTTAAAATCACTTACCAGGACAACGATTATATCTACATCTGCGTCGGCTATGGACGACAGGAAACAGGAGGCTACAGTATCACGGTAAACGGGCTGTATATGACGGGGAATGCGGTATATGTAGACACGAACCTGATTGGACCCGAAGCAGAAAGCAGGGAACTTTATAAGGCGCAGGAGAAGGAAAGCGCATCCTATCCTTATATTGTGCTGAAAACGGAATATTTTGATAAGTCGGTAGTTTTTGATTGA
- a CDS encoding dihydroorotase — protein sequence MILIKNGYVLDPKSGKEGTADILIKDERIVRLGPGIEPEEGTRVIDAAGKMIAPGLVDVHVHFRDPGFTYKEDIATGAKAAAKGGFTTVVMMANTRPPVDNEETLAYVLQKGKETGIHVETCANITIGMEGQALTDMERLSEMGAVGFTDDGIPLLDENIVKQAMAQAKKLNKPLSFHEENPAYIANNGVNAGKASEYYGIEGSDRMAEIDMVRRDIALAQGLGADISIQHISTKEAVDLVRQARKTNPHIYAEATPHHFTLTEEAVIFHGSLAKMNPPLREEEDRLAIIKGLQDGTIGIIATDHAPHSAEEKGKPLTEAPSGIIGLETSLSLGVRELVEKGYLSMNELLSRMSYQPAMLYHLDAGYLEEGGPGDLVIFDKDETWTPASYLSKSSNTPFTGESLPCRIHYTICGGKVVYSRGQ from the coding sequence ATGATATTAATAAAAAACGGGTATGTGCTGGATCCGAAAAGCGGAAAGGAAGGCACGGCGGATATTTTAATAAAGGATGAGAGAATTGTCAGGCTGGGTCCCGGAATCGAACCCGAGGAGGGCACGAGGGTCATCGATGCGGCGGGGAAAATGATTGCTCCGGGCTTGGTGGATGTGCATGTGCATTTCAGGGACCCTGGCTTTACGTATAAAGAAGACATAGCTACAGGAGCGAAGGCTGCGGCAAAAGGCGGCTTTACCACGGTGGTTATGATGGCTAATACAAGACCTCCCGTGGATAACGAGGAGACCTTGGCATATGTGCTGCAAAAGGGAAAAGAGACGGGGATTCATGTGGAGACCTGTGCCAATATTACCATAGGAATGGAAGGACAAGCACTTACGGACATGGAACGCCTGTCTGAAATGGGAGCGGTAGGTTTTACCGATGACGGCATCCCTCTTTTGGATGAAAACATCGTAAAGCAGGCGATGGCTCAGGCGAAGAAGCTTAACAAGCCCCTTAGCTTTCATGAGGAGAATCCGGCATATATTGCCAATAACGGAGTGAATGCAGGGAAAGCTTCTGAATATTACGGAATCGAAGGATCGGACCGGATGGCGGAAATCGATATGGTAAGGCGGGATATTGCCCTCGCACAGGGACTCGGTGCCGACATATCCATTCAGCATATCAGTACAAAAGAAGCGGTTGACCTGGTCCGCCAGGCGAGAAAGACAAACCCGCACATATATGCGGAGGCCACGCCTCACCACTTTACTTTGACGGAGGAGGCTGTGATTTTTCATGGCTCTCTGGCGAAGATGAACCCTCCCCTTAGAGAGGAGGAGGACCGGCTCGCCATTATAAAAGGACTTCAGGACGGAACTATAGGAATTATAGCTACGGATCACGCACCCCACAGTGCAGAGGAGAAGGGAAAGCCCCTTACGGAGGCTCCCAGCGGAATTATCGGTCTTGAAACATCTCTTTCCTTAGGCGTGCGGGAGCTGGTGGAGAAGGGATATCTTTCCATGAACGAGCTGTTAAGCCGCATGTCCTATCAGCCGGCAATGCTTTATCATTTGGATGCAGGCTATCTGGAGGAAGGCGGCCCCGGAGATTTGGTCATATTCGATAAAGATGAGACATGGACGCCTGCGAGCTACCTTTCCAAATCATCGAACACCCCCTTTACAGGGGAGAGTCTGCCATGCAGGATTCATTACACCATTTGCGGAGGAAAAGTTGTTTATTCCCGCGGGCAATGA